A region of the Candidatus Kryptobacter tengchongensis genome:
ATGCAACAACAGATGGAAGAGTCCTCGGTCCTTCTGATGTTGGTATTACAACTACATCATTTCCCATCTTTACAGCAACCACAGAGTTCGTTGTTCCAAGATCAATTCCAACAATTTTTCCCATAGTTTTTCACCTCAAATTTTTTGTTTTTTATAAACTTGAAAAATCCGTAAATTAAATATGCAAAGCCTGTGCCAGAAAAAATGATTAAAAATTAATAGCGTTTTGATTTAACCCCTCGCTTTTAGATTTTAATTTTGGCATACGTTTGAAAAGATTTCAGAAATTTAAGCACTTTTGACCGATGAAAGTTAAAGCATCTCCAGAGAACATAAAACTTGCCGGGAAAATTATCAAGGAAGGTGGGCTTGTCGCCTTTCCAACTGAGACAGTTTACGGGCTTGGAGCAAACGCCTTAAACCCTATCGCTGTCGCAAAAATCTTTGAAGTTAAAAACCGTCCCTCATTTGACCCGCTCATAGTTCATATCTCAAGAATTGAATGGCTTGAAAAACTTACCTCGCAAATTGATGAAAGAGCTTTTAAACTTATTGAAAAATTCTGGCCAGGACCTCTAACACTCGTTTTATTTAAATCTCAAATTGTCCCAGACATTGTCACAGCTGGACTTAAAACCGTAGCCATAAGAATGCCAGCCCATCCAGTTGCACTTGAATTAATTGAAAATGCACAAACTCCTATCTCCGCACCAAGCGCAAATCCATTTGGCTATATCAGCCCCACAACAGCTGACCATGTTGAAAAAATGCTCGGTGATAAAATTGATTTAATCCTTGACGCTGGGAAATGCCCAATCGGGGTTGAATCCACAGTTTTATCCTTAATTGATGAAGAACCTAAAATCCTTCGCCCAGGGGGTCTTCCAGTTGAAGAAATTGAAAAAATTATAGGTAAGGTGAAAATTCAAACAAAATCTGAAAAAATCCTCTCACCCGGACAACTCCAAAGACATTACTCTCCAAAAACACCCGTAAAAATTTTTAAATCAATTGATGAAATAAAAAACCCAGAAAATTCAGGTATTCTTCTGTTTAAAAAAATCAATCTAAACATAAAAGCAAAGCGAGTTGAAATTTTATCAGAAAATGGCGATCTACTTGAAGCATC
Encoded here:
- a CDS encoding L-threonylcarbamoyladenylate synthase, coding for MKVKASPENIKLAGKIIKEGGLVAFPTETVYGLGANALNPIAVAKIFEVKNRPSFDPLIVHISRIEWLEKLTSQIDERAFKLIEKFWPGPLTLVLFKSQIVPDIVTAGLKTVAIRMPAHPVALELIENAQTPISAPSANPFGYISPTTADHVEKMLGDKIDLILDAGKCPIGVESTVLSLIDEEPKILRPGGLPVEEIEKIIGKVKIQTKSEKILSPGQLQRHYSPKTPVKIFKSIDEIKNPENSGILLFKKINLNIKAKRVEILSENGDLLEASANLFSALHRLDDSGVDVIYAQEVPETGLGLAIMDRLRKASAQE